One Corynebacterium tuberculostearicum DNA window includes the following coding sequences:
- a CDS encoding DUF3499 domain-containing protein, whose protein sequence is MTISRHCSRPGCGRPAVATLTYAYADQTAVVGPLAEEENPHSWDLCATHRDRISAPVGWELVRVDRIELDEEDDLMALAEAVKEDGRVTTGLVDDRSAGSGADPIDYSATFDGADPANSNHPVFRTRRVAYAKKARRAHLSVVPDETTPAEPEQD, encoded by the coding sequence GTGACTATTTCTCGCCATTGCTCCCGCCCAGGCTGCGGCCGCCCCGCCGTGGCGACATTGACCTACGCTTACGCGGACCAGACGGCCGTCGTCGGCCCGCTGGCGGAAGAGGAGAACCCACACAGCTGGGATCTGTGTGCGACCCACCGCGACCGCATTTCCGCCCCAGTGGGCTGGGAACTGGTGCGTGTGGACCGCATTGAGCTGGACGAAGAAGATGACCTGATGGCCTTGGCGGAGGCGGTCAAGGAAGACGGCCGCGTGACCACCGGCTTGGTCGATGACCGCAGCGCCGGCTCCGGTGCAGACCCAATCGACTATTCCGCGACCTTTGATGGGGCGGACCCTGCCAATTCGAACCACCCGGTCTTTCGCACCCGCCGCGTGGCTTATGCCAAAAAGGCGCGCCGCGCGCACCTTTCGGTCGTGCCCGATGAAACGACGCCCGCAGAACCGGAACAGGACTGA
- a CDS encoding metallopeptidase family protein codes for MTAARPHIRPARDRHGHGMRGPLLPQQTPRYRSAREHFDMAVLEAYAPIQNAFAPQLRGLDLAVDTIPRMRLSPDMTVLPDEIIADGPVPLGRVVPAGVDSEGQPTRARLVIFRMPIEQRASTPSERSELLGTVITALVANYLNLDPEEVDPRYSW; via the coding sequence ATGACCGCCGCTCGCCCGCATATCCGCCCCGCCCGCGACCGCCACGGCCACGGCATGCGCGGACCGCTCCTCCCCCAGCAGACCCCGCGCTACCGCAGCGCGCGCGAGCACTTCGACATGGCCGTATTGGAGGCCTATGCCCCCATCCAAAACGCCTTCGCGCCACAATTGCGAGGCCTCGACTTGGCCGTGGATACCATCCCACGCATGCGGCTTTCGCCCGATATGACCGTGCTACCGGATGAGATTATCGCCGATGGCCCAGTTCCCCTTGGCCGCGTGGTTCCCGCCGGTGTAGATTCCGAGGGCCAGCCCACCCGCGCGCGCCTAGTCATCTTCCGCATGCCCATCGAGCAACGTGCCTCTACCCCGTCCGAGCGCTCCGAGCTCCTAGGCACCGTTATTACCGCGCTGGTGGCCAACTACCTCAACTTGGATCCCGAAGAAGTGGACCCGCGCTATAGCTGGTAA
- a CDS encoding WhiB family transcriptional regulator: MSLDELFGAVEQEWQDQALCAQTDPEAFFPEKGGSTREAKRICQACAVRDECLEYALEHDERFGIWGGLSDRERRRLKREIG, from the coding sequence ATGTCGCTCGATGAACTCTTCGGTGCCGTCGAGCAGGAGTGGCAGGACCAGGCGCTGTGCGCGCAGACCGACCCTGAAGCATTCTTCCCCGAAAAGGGAGGCTCTACCCGTGAGGCCAAGCGCATCTGCCAGGCCTGCGCGGTACGCGATGAATGCTTGGAGTACGCGCTGGAGCACGATGAGCGCTTCGGTATTTGGGGCGGGCTATCGGATCGTGAGCGCCGCCGCCTCAAGCGCGAGATTGGATAA
- a CDS encoding sugar phosphate nucleotidyltransferase, with product MTEAATTHGASTDAVILVGGRGTRLRPLTIGTPKPMLPTANYPFLQHLLARIKAAGIEHVVMSTSYKAEVFEEYFGDGSDLGLEIEYVVEETALGTGGGIRNVYDKLRNDTVMVFNGDVLSGMDLEGILTTHHDKDADVTMHLLNVADPRAFGCVPTDSNGRVTAFLEKTEDPPTNQINAGCYVFKRSVIESIPANRVVSVERETFPGLLAEGRLVVGHVDNSYWRDMGRPDDFTRGSSDLVRGIAPSPLIEGKTGESLVDPSAGIAGGVLLLSGTAVGRGSEVGAGSRLEGTVVFDGVRIEPGAIIHNSIIASGAHIGANAVIENCVIGEGAHIGARCELLDGMRVFPGVSIPDAGVRFSSDA from the coding sequence ATGACTGAAGCAGCCACCACCCACGGTGCCAGCACGGATGCAGTGATTCTCGTCGGCGGTCGCGGCACCCGCCTGCGCCCACTAACCATCGGTACACCGAAGCCGATGCTGCCGACGGCAAACTACCCGTTCCTGCAGCACCTGCTCGCCCGCATCAAGGCCGCCGGCATCGAGCACGTCGTCATGTCTACCTCCTATAAGGCCGAGGTCTTTGAGGAGTACTTCGGTGATGGCTCCGATCTGGGCTTGGAGATCGAGTACGTGGTGGAAGAGACCGCGCTCGGCACCGGCGGCGGCATCCGCAACGTCTACGACAAGCTGCGCAATGACACGGTCATGGTCTTCAATGGCGACGTGCTCTCCGGCATGGATCTGGAAGGCATCCTCACCACGCACCATGACAAGGACGCCGATGTCACCATGCACCTGCTCAACGTAGCTGACCCGCGTGCGTTTGGTTGCGTGCCGACCGACTCCAACGGCCGAGTTACCGCGTTCCTAGAAAAGACCGAGGATCCGCCAACCAACCAGATCAACGCCGGCTGCTATGTGTTCAAGCGCTCCGTCATCGAGTCCATTCCGGCCAACCGCGTTGTTTCCGTCGAACGCGAAACCTTCCCAGGGCTCTTGGCTGAAGGCCGTCTAGTTGTCGGCCACGTAGACAACTCCTACTGGCGCGACATGGGCCGCCCGGATGACTTCACCCGTGGTTCCTCCGACCTGGTACGTGGCATCGCGCCTTCCCCGCTGATTGAGGGCAAGACTGGTGAATCCCTGGTGGATCCCTCCGCCGGCATCGCTGGCGGCGTGCTGCTGCTGTCCGGTACCGCCGTGGGCCGAGGCTCTGAGGTGGGCGCGGGCTCCCGTCTGGAGGGCACCGTTGTCTTTGACGGCGTGCGCATTGAGCCAGGCGCCATCATTCACAACTCGATCATTGCCTCCGGCGCTCACATTGGCGCCAACGCGGTCATTGAGAACTGTGTCATTGGTGAAGGCGCGCATATCGGCGCACGCTGCGAGCTTCTCGACGGCATGCGAGTCTTCCCCGGCGTTTCTATTCCTGATGCCGGCGTGCGTTTTAGCTCCGATGCTTAA
- a CDS encoding glycosyltransferase family 2 protein, which yields MTKLGAIVTTPNQSPLAVITVTYSPGEYLGSFLNSLPGACARGTKVVLADNGSTDGVPEAAARERAGVDFLDTGGNIGYGAGMNAGARFAREHGGVDEEFFLISNPDVTFTPGSIDQLIECARQWPDAAAVGPRIVEPDGSNYPSARAVPTVATGIGHALFSSIWPSNPWSRAYRDESDMTAQRPAGWLSGSCLLVRWEAFDDIGGFDERYFMYLEDVDLGDRFTRAGYQNIFCPEAVISHAKGHSTQAHAGAMLRAHHNSAYRFQADRHPGRWQAPLRGALWLGLRVRGLIASASARS from the coding sequence GTGACTAAGCTCGGGGCCATTGTGACTACACCAAATCAATCCCCGCTGGCCGTGATCACCGTGACCTATAGTCCCGGTGAATACCTCGGTAGTTTTTTGAACTCCCTGCCGGGCGCTTGCGCTCGCGGCACCAAGGTCGTGCTTGCGGATAATGGCTCCACCGACGGCGTGCCCGAGGCCGCCGCCCGCGAACGCGCCGGGGTGGACTTTCTCGATACCGGCGGAAATATCGGCTACGGCGCTGGCATGAATGCGGGTGCCCGCTTCGCCCGCGAGCACGGTGGCGTGGATGAGGAATTTTTCCTTATCTCTAATCCCGATGTCACCTTTACCCCGGGATCTATTGACCAGCTCATCGAGTGCGCCCGCCAGTGGCCGGATGCTGCGGCCGTGGGCCCGCGCATCGTGGAACCGGATGGCAGCAATTATCCCTCGGCCCGCGCCGTGCCTACCGTGGCTACCGGCATTGGGCACGCACTCTTTTCTTCGATCTGGCCGTCCAATCCATGGTCGCGCGCCTACCGCGATGAATCCGATATGACCGCCCAGCGTCCGGCCGGATGGTTATCCGGTTCCTGCCTTCTTGTGCGCTGGGAGGCCTTCGACGACATCGGTGGGTTTGATGAGCGCTATTTCATGTACCTCGAAGACGTGGATCTAGGAGATCGCTTCACGCGCGCCGGCTACCAGAACATTTTCTGCCCGGAGGCCGTCATCAGCCACGCTAAGGGGCATTCCACCCAAGCGCACGCCGGAGCGATGCTGCGCGCCCACCACAACTCCGCCTATCGCTTTCAGGCAGACCGCCACCCCGGGCGGTGGCAGGCCCCACTGCGCGGTGCGTTGTGGCTGGGACTGCGAGTCCGCGGGCTTATTGCCTCAGCCTCGGCACGTTCTTAA
- a CDS encoding LCP family protein codes for MTSENTRRARTIQPAPSAASAVKQKGSTAIKAIVALLSALILVVSGVGYATVGRLDNGMSSATDLSLDGQGLSGDSHDGAVDILLVGKDSRTDAKGDPLSEKELADLHAGVADGEENTDTMMLIRVPEDGSRATAVSIPRDTYVKDPDYGNMKMNAVFASHKNAKVEELEQENAEAEAKGKKKPHSDKDIEKQGVEAGREGLLAMVRTLTGVSIDHYAEVGLLGFTLLTDAVDGVDVCLNDDVDDDMSGAKFSKGKQTLDGGKALAFVRQRYNLPRGDLDRIVRQQAFMASLVNKILDNDTLANPSKLSKIAKAVERSVVIDDGWDIMGFVTQLAGLAGGNVTFTTIPVTSIDGQGDYGESIVTIDASEVHRFMDDLAKTHDEATDESKAEDKDKQDKAEKDKDVDPNINIHVLNAGNIDGLAAGIGSWLEDKGYTVERSANAQPGIYSESQVVAADPSSKEAKALAKKLGGLPVAENPQLDDDTLIVVATDDYQGPSDEEASAQQPEEDTSSQPVGTPGNDFGTAKVSPEIDAGGDGPRCVN; via the coding sequence GTGACTTCTGAGAACACTCGTCGGGCGCGCACGATCCAGCCGGCGCCCTCTGCCGCTAGTGCGGTGAAGCAAAAAGGTTCCACGGCCATCAAGGCGATCGTGGCACTCCTGTCTGCCTTGATCCTGGTGGTATCTGGCGTGGGTTATGCCACCGTGGGTCGACTAGATAATGGCATGTCTTCGGCCACGGACTTGTCCCTGGACGGCCAGGGCTTGTCCGGTGACTCGCACGATGGCGCAGTGGATATCTTGCTGGTGGGCAAGGATTCGCGTACCGATGCCAAGGGCGATCCCCTCTCTGAGAAGGAATTGGCGGACCTGCACGCCGGCGTGGCCGATGGTGAGGAAAATACCGACACCATGATGCTCATCCGCGTTCCGGAGGACGGTTCCCGCGCTACTGCCGTATCCATTCCGCGCGATACCTATGTCAAGGATCCGGACTACGGCAATATGAAGATGAATGCTGTCTTCGCCTCCCACAAAAACGCCAAGGTGGAAGAGCTCGAGCAAGAAAATGCCGAGGCGGAGGCCAAGGGCAAAAAGAAGCCGCACTCGGATAAGGACATCGAAAAGCAGGGCGTCGAAGCCGGCCGCGAAGGATTGCTGGCCATGGTGCGCACCCTGACCGGTGTGTCCATCGATCATTACGCGGAGGTGGGCCTATTGGGCTTCACCCTGCTAACTGACGCCGTCGATGGCGTGGATGTCTGCCTCAACGATGATGTTGATGATGACATGTCTGGCGCTAAGTTCAGCAAGGGCAAGCAGACCCTCGACGGCGGCAAGGCCCTAGCTTTCGTGCGCCAGCGCTATAACCTCCCGCGCGGCGACCTCGACCGTATCGTGCGCCAGCAGGCCTTCATGGCTTCCCTAGTCAATAAGATCCTGGACAATGACACCCTGGCTAATCCTTCCAAGCTGTCCAAGATTGCCAAGGCGGTAGAGCGCTCCGTGGTCATCGATGACGGCTGGGACATCATGGGCTTTGTCACCCAGCTGGCGGGCCTGGCCGGCGGCAATGTCACCTTCACCACTATCCCGGTGACCTCCATCGACGGCCAGGGCGATTATGGCGAGTCCATCGTCACCATCGACGCCTCCGAGGTCCACCGTTTCATGGATGACCTGGCTAAGACCCACGATGAAGCCACCGATGAATCCAAGGCCGAGGATAAGGACAAGCAGGACAAGGCGGAAAAGGACAAGGACGTCGATCCGAATATCAATATTCACGTCCTCAACGCCGGCAATATTGATGGCTTGGCCGCAGGCATTGGTTCCTGGCTGGAGGACAAGGGCTACACGGTGGAGCGCTCCGCGAACGCGCAGCCGGGCATCTACAGCGAGTCGCAGGTCGTCGCCGCCGATCCATCGAGCAAGGAAGCTAAGGCCCTGGCCAAGAAGCTGGGTGGGCTGCCGGTGGCAGAGAACCCGCAGCTCGACGATGACACCCTCATCGTGGTTGCTACCGATGACTACCAGGGACCTTCCGATGAGGAGGCCAGCGCCCAGCAGCCGGAGGAAGACACCTCCAGCCAGCCGGTTGGCACCCCGGGCAATGACTTCGGTACCGCCAAGGTTTCCCCGGAGATCGATGCTGGTGGCGACGGCCCGCGCTGCGTGAACTAG
- a CDS encoding TIGR03089 family protein yields the protein MELLAHLLRADAASPRLTVYNEATGARMDFSAQTLDNWVAKIANMLEEELDLEADSTIAIDLPSSWQAAVVALGALAAGPSYSFGEAAALADVVFTSPSRYSAAHERQPQADIVLISEDPFGRGVVESGGELPTGAIDFGPTVRFYGDQYFGETQPLPQLVDAPASAERLLSTGWSDNESFSRAVLEPLAAGGSAVIVAGMCPAERLEEIAANEKATARL from the coding sequence ATGGAACTACTCGCCCATCTTTTGCGTGCCGATGCCGCCTCCCCGCGGCTTACCGTATACAACGAGGCCACCGGCGCTCGCATGGATTTTTCTGCGCAAACGCTCGACAATTGGGTGGCCAAGATCGCCAATATGCTGGAAGAAGAGCTCGACTTAGAGGCGGATTCCACCATCGCCATCGATCTTCCTTCCTCGTGGCAGGCGGCCGTCGTCGCCTTGGGTGCCCTTGCTGCTGGCCCTTCCTATAGCTTTGGCGAGGCTGCCGCGCTTGCCGACGTCGTCTTTACCTCCCCCTCCCGCTACTCGGCCGCCCACGAGCGCCAGCCGCAGGCCGACATTGTGCTCATTAGCGAGGACCCCTTTGGCCGCGGCGTCGTAGAGTCCGGCGGGGAGCTGCCCACCGGCGCCATCGATTTTGGTCCCACCGTGCGCTTCTACGGTGATCAGTACTTTGGCGAAACTCAACCACTGCCCCAGCTTGTCGATGCCCCCGCATCTGCCGAGCGCCTGCTTTCTACCGGCTGGTCCGATAATGAGTCTTTCTCCCGCGCCGTGCTCGAGCCCCTAGCCGCTGGTGGTTCCGCGGTCATCGTTGCCGGCATGTGCCCGGCCGAGCGCTTGGAGGAAATCGCCGCCAATGAGAAGGCCACCGCCCGCCTCTAA
- a CDS encoding sulfite exporter TauE/SafE family protein yields the protein MFLGISADVWSSLFIGLLILAGTITQGTIGFGLGTIATPIIALIRPELVPTLILLLALCISSYTLSRTFRETSWRVVGISSLARIPGSLVGAWSIAILSPDGLSIFIGCAVLLAMTLSSLGWSPRPTTANTLIAGVASGILGTSTSIGGPPMALIMKRFDPNRTRGTLAGTFVLGTLISLIILAFNGQITSTQVTAAAAYFPLVVVGLIAANYLNRFIDRHLLNRIVIIVAIAAALMLILESALF from the coding sequence ATGTTTCTGGGAATCTCCGCGGACGTATGGTCCTCTCTCTTCATTGGCCTCCTCATCCTCGCTGGCACCATTACTCAGGGCACCATTGGTTTTGGCTTAGGCACCATTGCCACGCCCATTATCGCGCTCATTCGACCTGAGCTCGTGCCCACCCTCATTCTGCTGCTCGCACTGTGCATTTCCAGCTATACGCTCTCGCGCACCTTCCGCGAGACGTCCTGGCGCGTTGTGGGGATTTCTTCCCTCGCCCGCATTCCCGGTTCCCTGGTGGGCGCGTGGTCAATCGCCATCCTCTCTCCCGATGGGCTGTCCATCTTCATCGGTTGCGCCGTACTCCTTGCTATGACGCTATCCAGCTTGGGATGGAGCCCGCGCCCTACCACCGCCAATACGCTCATCGCCGGCGTAGCCTCCGGCATCCTGGGCACCTCGACTTCCATCGGCGGCCCGCCGATGGCGCTGATCATGAAGCGCTTCGACCCAAACCGCACACGAGGCACCTTAGCGGGCACCTTTGTCCTCGGAACCTTAATCTCTCTTATAATTTTGGCGTTCAATGGGCAGATCACCAGCACTCAGGTGACCGCCGCGGCGGCCTACTTCCCCCTTGTTGTCGTCGGCCTCATTGCCGCCAACTACCTCAACCGATTTATAGATAGGCACCTTCTCAACCGTATCGTCATCATCGTGGCCATCGCTGCGGCCCTTATGCTGATTCTCGAATCGGCCCTATTCTAG